A single genomic interval of Aureliella helgolandensis harbors:
- a CDS encoding asparagine synthase-related protein, whose protein sequence is MNAPQTIERVVDFVDPSHNILLNMSYEEAHARVLSGDAERVGEIDGQFCIVAREGKKVRLARSIGRPLRYFLAKRAAGPCLIIAERIDQIVAALKAEGLANQFHPSYTRMVPAHHILELELVGCPDPNPQLKRFFDPQRECLPANIETIGQQYIGALAEECSRWLDAIDEQQPIGVLFSGGIDSGSLVLVLYHLLLQRGQSPARLKAFTLSVDTDGSGKLSTDAQQALAFLKPLQLEMLLEVIEVPAAAVDWRKAIGVVEDYKPLDIQAATMGLALCQEIRNRYPEWTWLVDGDGGDENLKDYPIEENPELTIRSVLNNQMLYQEGWGVSAIKHSLVFSGGQSRGHVRTFAPANVCGFQGFSPYALPKVIQVAEGIPFIELTDWQHEKLYRLKGEVVSSGVRTLTGIDMPVFEKQRFQKGAGSIEFFDRAFPKEEAAYRSEFLKQFAAV, encoded by the coding sequence ATGAACGCACCTCAGACGATCGAACGCGTGGTTGATTTTGTTGATCCCAGCCACAATATCCTGCTGAACATGAGCTACGAAGAGGCTCACGCTCGCGTGCTGTCAGGCGACGCGGAGCGCGTGGGCGAAATTGATGGTCAGTTTTGTATCGTTGCGCGTGAGGGCAAGAAGGTTCGGCTCGCGCGGTCGATTGGACGACCTCTACGGTACTTCCTGGCGAAACGCGCCGCGGGGCCCTGCCTCATTATCGCAGAGCGAATCGACCAGATTGTCGCGGCTCTCAAAGCTGAGGGGCTCGCGAATCAGTTCCATCCCTCCTACACACGCATGGTGCCAGCCCATCACATTCTCGAACTCGAATTGGTTGGATGTCCGGATCCCAATCCACAGCTCAAGCGATTTTTTGATCCACAACGCGAGTGCTTGCCGGCCAATATTGAAACGATCGGCCAACAATATATTGGAGCACTCGCCGAAGAGTGCAGCCGTTGGCTAGATGCAATTGATGAACAGCAACCGATAGGGGTTCTATTCTCGGGTGGCATCGATAGTGGCAGTCTCGTGCTTGTGCTATATCACTTGCTCCTCCAGCGGGGACAGAGTCCCGCGCGCCTCAAAGCATTTACCCTATCGGTCGATACCGATGGCAGTGGAAAGCTTAGTACTGATGCGCAACAAGCTCTGGCCTTTCTCAAGCCGTTGCAGCTTGAGATGCTGTTGGAAGTGATCGAAGTGCCTGCAGCGGCCGTGGATTGGCGGAAGGCGATAGGGGTCGTTGAAGATTACAAGCCTTTAGATATTCAAGCTGCCACCATGGGACTCGCCCTGTGCCAAGAGATTCGGAATCGGTATCCCGAGTGGACTTGGCTGGTTGATGGAGATGGTGGTGATGAAAACCTGAAGGATTACCCGATCGAAGAAAACCCCGAGTTGACGATACGCAGCGTATTGAATAATCAAATGTTGTACCAAGAGGGATGGGGCGTCTCGGCCATTAAGCATTCCCTAGTTTTCAGCGGCGGACAAAGCCGAGGGCATGTGCGAACGTTTGCTCCGGCGAATGTGTGTGGTTTCCAAGGCTTTAGTCCCTATGCCCTACCCAAGGTGATTCAAGTTGCTGAGGGAATTCCGTTCATCGAATTGACCGACTGGCAGCATGAAAAGCTGTATCGTCTGAAGGGGGAGGTCGTGTCGTCAGGAGTGCGAACCCTCACTGGAATCGATATGCCCGTGTTTGAGAAGCAGCGGTTCCAAAAAGGGGCCGGGAGCATTGAGTTTTTCGACCGAGCGTTTCCCAAGGAAGAAGCAGCCTATCGCAGTGAGTTTCTAAAACAGTTCGCTGCAGTCTGA
- a CDS encoding UDP-glucose 6-dehydrogenase — MKICCIGAGYVGGPTMAMIAMKCPEISVHVVDLNADRIAAWNSSELPIYEPGLDAVVQEARGRNLTFSTDVETAIAEADIVFISVNTPTKTYGIGAGRAANLEFVEKCARQIGRVAQGHTIVVEKSTLPVRTAEAVKRILSSVATEATFDVLSNPEFLAEGTAVNDLLNPDRVLIGGESAEAIQTLADIYGNWVPSERILTTNLWSSELSKLTANAFLAQRVSSINAMSALCEATGADVDEVAKAIGTDSRIGPKFLKASVGFGGSCFQKDILNLVYLCSHFGLQEVAEYWEQVVVMNDYQKRRFAESIVKTMFNTVSSKRIAIWGWAFKKDTNDTRESAAIYVCRDLLRERAQLHIYDPRVSKARILEDLEIVMRTNGDSLSNSERELIEKNVHVATTSYEAAEEAHAIAVLTEWDEFKTLDFDRVYQGMHQPAFVFDGRNILNHSKLAQIGFEVHAIGKK; from the coding sequence ATGAAGATTTGCTGTATCGGTGCCGGTTATGTCGGTGGCCCCACGATGGCCATGATCGCGATGAAATGCCCTGAGATTTCGGTGCATGTAGTGGATCTCAACGCAGACCGGATAGCTGCTTGGAATTCGAGTGAGCTGCCGATCTACGAACCGGGGCTAGATGCTGTCGTTCAAGAGGCCCGTGGTCGAAATCTGACGTTTTCAACCGACGTGGAAACTGCGATTGCAGAAGCAGACATCGTTTTTATCTCAGTCAACACACCCACAAAAACGTATGGAATTGGAGCGGGACGCGCTGCCAACCTGGAATTCGTCGAGAAATGTGCTCGACAAATTGGTCGCGTTGCCCAGGGGCATACGATTGTGGTTGAGAAGTCGACGTTGCCTGTGCGGACTGCCGAAGCGGTAAAGCGGATTCTTAGCTCGGTGGCTACAGAAGCTACCTTTGATGTCTTGAGCAATCCCGAGTTTTTGGCGGAAGGCACCGCCGTAAATGATCTGCTCAATCCCGATCGAGTGCTCATTGGTGGTGAGTCTGCTGAGGCGATTCAAACCCTAGCCGATATCTACGGCAACTGGGTGCCTAGCGAGAGAATCCTTACCACCAATCTGTGGAGTAGTGAACTCTCAAAATTGACCGCCAACGCGTTTCTGGCTCAACGCGTCTCCTCAATCAACGCGATGAGTGCGTTGTGTGAAGCCACTGGAGCAGACGTGGACGAAGTTGCCAAGGCAATCGGTACCGATTCTCGCATTGGCCCGAAATTCCTAAAGGCTTCTGTTGGGTTTGGCGGCAGTTGTTTTCAAAAAGATATCTTGAACCTCGTCTACTTGTGTTCTCATTTCGGCTTGCAGGAAGTCGCTGAGTACTGGGAGCAAGTGGTAGTTATGAACGACTATCAGAAACGACGATTTGCAGAATCTATCGTCAAGACAATGTTCAATACCGTGTCGAGCAAGCGGATTGCGATTTGGGGCTGGGCGTTCAAGAAGGATACGAATGACACCCGAGAGTCGGCAGCCATCTATGTCTGCCGAGATCTACTTCGCGAACGGGCACAGTTGCACATCTACGACCCTCGCGTCTCAAAGGCGAGGATTCTGGAGGATTTGGAGATCGTTATGCGGACGAACGGAGATAGCTTATCGAACTCGGAACGGGAGCTCATCGAAAAAAACGTGCACGTGGCGACGACGAGTTACGAAGCGGCTGAAGAGGCGCATGCGATTGCGGTCCTTACCGAATGGGATGAGTTCAAAACGCTCGACTTCGATCGCGTCTATCAGGGGATGCATCAGCCCGCTTTTGTCTTCGATGGTCGCAATATTCTAAACCATTCCAAACTAGCGCAAATCGGATTCGAAGTTCACGCAATCGGCAAAAAATAA
- a CDS encoding GDP-L-fucose synthase family protein, with translation MLKYSSIYVAGHRGMVGSAVCRRLQAEPGIRLVTRNRADLDLEDHVRVDDFFRQERPEMVVFAAARVGGIHANNTYPVEFLTENLNAQLATITSAFRHGVKRFLFLGSTCIYPRMANQPITEDQLLTGPLEQTNEAYALAKICGLKLCEYYRRQHGVLFHSAMPTNLYGPGDNYHPQHSHVLPALILRFHSAKQNDVPSVAIWGTGEPRREFLFVDDMADAIVHLLSLENPPDWVNVGSGKDRSILELARLVAKVVGFQGAIETDPSKPDGTPRKLTSIRLLESTGWSPTTDLEDGVRRTYADFLRRIESNSLRSV, from the coding sequence ATGCTCAAATACTCCTCAATCTATGTGGCTGGCCATCGAGGGATGGTGGGATCTGCAGTTTGCCGGCGACTCCAAGCTGAGCCTGGAATTCGGTTGGTCACGCGCAACCGTGCTGATTTAGACTTGGAGGACCATGTTCGAGTCGACGATTTTTTCAGGCAGGAACGGCCGGAAATGGTGGTATTTGCGGCGGCACGTGTTGGCGGTATTCATGCGAACAACACCTATCCTGTTGAATTTCTGACGGAGAATCTCAATGCTCAGTTGGCTACAATTACCTCAGCCTTTCGACATGGCGTCAAGCGTTTCCTGTTTCTGGGAAGCACATGCATCTACCCGCGGATGGCCAATCAGCCGATTACCGAAGACCAATTGTTGACCGGTCCTCTCGAGCAAACCAACGAGGCCTATGCCTTGGCGAAAATCTGCGGACTCAAGTTGTGCGAATACTACCGCCGACAACACGGGGTTCTATTCCATTCGGCCATGCCCACCAATCTGTATGGTCCGGGAGACAATTATCACCCTCAACATAGCCACGTGCTCCCGGCCCTAATTCTCCGGTTTCACAGCGCGAAACAGAATGATGTTCCGAGTGTAGCCATCTGGGGAACGGGGGAACCACGCCGCGAATTCCTCTTTGTGGACGACATGGCAGACGCTATTGTGCATCTCCTGTCGCTCGAAAATCCACCAGATTGGGTGAATGTTGGCTCAGGCAAGGACCGGAGCATCTTAGAACTAGCTAGACTGGTAGCCAAAGTTGTGGGGTTTCAAGGCGCCATTGAGACGGACCCCTCCAAGCCCGATGGCACGCCACGGAAGCTGACCAGCATCCGCTTGTTGGAGTCTACCGGTTGGTCGCCGACGACCGACCTCGAAGACGGTGTCCGCCGGACTTATGCCGACTTTTTGCGACGTATTGAATCCAATAGCTTGCGTTCGGTATAA
- a CDS encoding glycosyltransferase family 4 protein, protein MLELSLVFIASFLLSVVLTPLVRQFAIRFGIVDHPDGHRKLHGRVIARAGGTAVLFSVLIVGGIAATSFDLSLLKITHITPYLALLSAMVGIWLLGLADDIWTLRGRQKLLGQTVLAAMLVLAGFKIGSLQIFGNQIELGLLAIPLSILWLLMTTNALNLIDGSDGLCSTLGAVICGALGVLASVNHNFAESVIAFAFCGALIGFLVFNFPPASIFLGDSGSLLVGMVTGALAIRCSLKGPATVAFLAPLAILSLPLLDSCMAIIRRKLTGRSIYTTDRAHMHHTLKNRGLGDRSLLVIVAVLSLITASGALAGQIFGRDWIAPLSVLVVFAMLVTTKAFGYAEVVLMMRKASQFAGSMLQPVEGIDSGRERTVHLQGTRQWESTWQSLVEFADTEGLCKVHMDLNVPWLEEGFHGTWHRLKMPDRAERWTASLPLHFSGRIAGRIDLAGPTESGDSIGVIGKTIEFVEELIPQIELVLSPSLVLPEASRPTDSESLESPQLAVPGVPTLRG, encoded by the coding sequence ATGCTTGAGCTTTCCTTGGTTTTCATCGCTAGCTTTCTGCTATCAGTGGTGTTAACCCCTCTCGTGCGACAGTTTGCAATCCGATTTGGGATTGTCGATCATCCCGATGGTCATCGCAAGCTACATGGACGAGTTATCGCTCGTGCGGGGGGGACTGCAGTGCTGTTCTCCGTCTTGATCGTCGGTGGAATTGCAGCGACCAGCTTTGACCTATCGTTGTTGAAGATAACCCATATTACCCCCTATTTGGCACTGTTGTCGGCCATGGTAGGCATTTGGTTGTTGGGACTTGCCGACGATATTTGGACATTGAGAGGTCGGCAAAAGCTGCTTGGGCAGACCGTGCTGGCTGCGATGCTCGTGTTAGCTGGCTTCAAGATCGGCAGCCTGCAGATATTTGGTAATCAAATCGAACTGGGGTTGCTTGCAATTCCCCTGAGTATTCTATGGTTGCTGATGACCACCAATGCACTCAATCTGATTGATGGCTCGGATGGTTTATGTTCAACATTGGGAGCTGTTATTTGTGGTGCGTTGGGGGTCCTGGCCTCGGTGAATCACAACTTCGCCGAATCGGTGATTGCCTTTGCCTTCTGTGGAGCATTGATTGGGTTCTTGGTCTTCAACTTCCCGCCCGCGTCGATTTTCCTTGGTGACTCGGGAAGCCTCTTGGTGGGGATGGTAACGGGGGCGCTGGCCATCCGTTGTTCGTTGAAGGGGCCTGCTACGGTTGCTTTCCTCGCGCCGCTAGCGATCTTGTCCCTTCCGCTACTCGACTCATGCATGGCGATCATTCGGCGTAAGTTGACAGGTCGTTCGATCTACACGACCGATCGCGCGCACATGCACCATACGTTGAAGAATCGCGGCTTAGGGGATCGAAGCCTATTGGTCATCGTGGCTGTCCTCTCGCTGATTACCGCATCGGGGGCTCTTGCCGGTCAAATTTTCGGGCGAGACTGGATCGCACCGCTGAGCGTATTGGTGGTGTTTGCCATGTTGGTAACCACCAAAGCGTTTGGTTACGCAGAGGTGGTGCTCATGATGCGCAAGGCATCGCAGTTTGCGGGCAGCATGCTTCAGCCAGTTGAGGGAATCGATTCTGGGAGGGAGCGAACGGTTCACTTGCAAGGGACGCGACAATGGGAATCGACTTGGCAGTCGCTGGTTGAGTTCGCGGACACCGAGGGCCTATGCAAAGTGCACATGGATTTGAATGTACCCTGGTTGGAGGAAGGGTTTCACGGAACGTGGCATCGTCTCAAGATGCCTGACCGTGCGGAGCGTTGGACCGCTTCATTGCCGCTCCACTTCAGCGGCAGGATTGCAGGCCGAATCGACCTGGCGGGGCCAACGGAGTCTGGAGATTCGATCGGTGTGATTGGCAAAACGATCGAATTTGTGGAAGAACTCATTCCTCAGATTGAGCTTGTACTTTCGCCGTCGCTCGTACTGCCTGAGGCATCTCGTCCGACCGATTCTGAATCGCTGGAATCACCGCAGCTTGCGGTTCCTGGCGTGCCCACGCTCCGTGGCTAA
- a CDS encoding transcription termination/antitermination NusG family protein, protein MPILNREADIYPENLLDSEVATCQPWWAMYTLSRHEKKLMRQLTKLNLPFYAPIIERRYRSPNGRKRVSYEPLFGNYVFVCGDELTRYKTVSTGSVSRVMPVPQPLELVTDLRQIRSLIATDSPLSPESRLEPGQRVRIRSGSFAGYEGVIVRRDKEVRLQVNVRFMEQGVSVVIEDFQADPI, encoded by the coding sequence ATGCCGATCCTAAATCGTGAAGCCGACATTTATCCAGAGAACTTGCTTGATAGTGAGGTGGCGACTTGTCAGCCCTGGTGGGCCATGTACACGTTATCGCGACATGAAAAGAAGTTGATGCGGCAACTGACCAAGCTGAACCTGCCCTTCTACGCTCCGATTATCGAACGACGCTACCGCTCTCCCAATGGGCGAAAGCGAGTAAGTTACGAGCCCTTGTTCGGCAACTATGTATTTGTTTGCGGTGATGAGCTGACGAGGTACAAGACGGTAAGCACAGGCAGCGTCAGCCGAGTTATGCCGGTGCCCCAACCGCTGGAGTTGGTTACCGATCTGCGGCAAATTAGAAGCTTGATTGCGACCGATTCCCCTCTATCGCCCGAAAGTCGACTGGAACCGGGGCAGCGCGTCCGCATTCGCAGCGGATCGTTTGCGGGGTACGAAGGTGTTATAGTGCGTCGTGACAAGGAGGTGCGTTTGCAGGTGAACGTGCGATTTATGGAACAAGGTGTTTCGGTGGTGATCGAGGATTTTCAGGCCGATCCGATTTGA
- the gmd gene encoding GDP-mannose 4,6-dehydratase translates to MNKSALITGITGQDGSYLAELLLEKGYKVHGLVRRSSSFSTGRIDHLYQDSHENPQLLLHYGDLTDGQALTNLVQEIQPDEIYNLGAQSHVRVSFDQPVYTLMSDGVGALNVLEAARLLNKHKQVRVYQASSSEMFGKVLETPQTETTPFNPQSPYACAKVYAFFQTINYRRSYNMYSCNGILFNHESPRRGETFVTRKITRAATRIKLGAQKKLYLGNLDAKRDWGFAKDYVEAMWLMLQQDAPEDFVIATGATYTIRDFLDLVFGQLDLDWNEYVEIDPRYFRPAEVDLLLGDASKAKEKLGWTPKTDLQELARIMVEHDLNLAKRELHNSGFQAS, encoded by the coding sequence ATGAACAAATCTGCTTTAATCACTGGCATCACCGGTCAAGATGGATCGTACTTAGCGGAACTATTGCTGGAGAAAGGCTATAAAGTTCACGGTCTCGTACGCCGCAGTAGTAGCTTTTCCACCGGGCGGATCGACCATCTCTACCAAGACTCCCACGAAAATCCACAGTTGTTGTTGCACTATGGCGACCTGACGGACGGTCAAGCTCTGACCAATTTGGTGCAAGAGATCCAGCCCGATGAAATCTACAACCTGGGTGCTCAAAGCCATGTGCGAGTTTCCTTTGATCAACCCGTATACACGCTGATGAGCGACGGTGTGGGAGCGCTGAACGTGCTCGAAGCTGCCAGATTGTTGAACAAGCACAAGCAAGTTCGAGTCTATCAGGCCTCTTCGTCGGAAATGTTCGGCAAAGTGCTGGAGACGCCGCAAACGGAGACAACACCGTTCAATCCACAGTCTCCCTATGCCTGCGCCAAGGTGTATGCGTTTTTCCAGACGATCAACTATCGTCGAAGTTACAACATGTATTCGTGCAACGGCATTTTGTTCAATCACGAATCACCGCGTCGGGGGGAAACGTTTGTAACTCGAAAAATCACTCGAGCTGCGACGCGCATCAAACTCGGCGCCCAGAAAAAGCTCTACCTTGGAAATCTCGATGCAAAGCGGGATTGGGGCTTCGCCAAGGACTATGTGGAAGCGATGTGGCTCATGTTGCAGCAGGACGCGCCCGAAGATTTTGTGATTGCGACGGGAGCGACCTATACGATCCGAGATTTTCTTGATTTGGTCTTTGGACAGCTCGACCTCGATTGGAACGAGTATGTGGAGATTGATCCGCGATATTTCCGACCCGCAGAGGTCGATTTATTGTTGGGGGATGCAAGCAAAGCCAAAGAGAAATTGGGCTGGACGCCTAAGACTGATCTTCAAGAATTGGCACGCATCATGGTCGAACACGACTTGAACCTTGCTAAACGGGAATTGCACAATTCCGGATTTCAGGCTTCCTAG